One segment of Methanolinea mesophila DNA contains the following:
- a CDS encoding DNA-directed RNA polymerase subunit K, whose amino-acid sequence MQSYTRYERARIIGARALQISMGAPLLVRTSKIDPLEIAIEEYQQNVIPITVKRK is encoded by the coding sequence ATGCAGTCTTATACTCGTTACGAGAGAGCGCGGATAATAGGAGCTCGTGCCCTGCAGATATCGATGGGTGCCCCGCTGCTTGTCAGGACTTCAAAAATTGACCCGCTCGAGATAGCCATCGAGGAATATCAGCAGAACGTGATTCCGATCACGGTAAAGAGGAAATGA
- a CDS encoding 30S ribosomal protein S11, which produces MASDKEKWGIAHIFASFNNTIITVTDLSGAETVTKSSGGMVVKQDRNESSPYAAMQMAANVAQTAMEKGIVGVHVKVRAPGRGKQRSPGPGAQAAIRALARAGMRIGRIEDVTPVPHDSIRSKGGRRGRRV; this is translated from the coding sequence ATGGCGAGTGACAAGGAAAAATGGGGTATCGCCCATATATTCGCGTCGTTCAACAACACCATCATCACCGTGACCGACCTGTCGGGTGCGGAGACGGTGACCAAGAGCAGCGGCGGCATGGTGGTCAAGCAGGACCGGAACGAGAGTTCACCCTATGCGGCGATGCAGATGGCGGCCAACGTCGCCCAGACCGCGATGGAGAAGGGAATCGTCGGAGTGCACGTGAAAGTGCGTGCCCCCGGCAGAGGCAAGCAGCGCAGTCCCGGGCCGGGTGCGCAGGCGGCAATCAGGGCCCTCGCCCGTGCGGGCATGAGGATCGGGAGGATCGAGGACGTGACTCCCGTCCCCCACGACTCGATCAGGTCCAAGGGCGGACGCCGGGGAAGGAGAGTCTGA
- a CDS encoding 30S ribosomal protein S4, with protein MGYPGKNHKSYQTPKRPFEKTRIEEETRLVIEYGLRNKREVWKAASTLRRYRKGARDLLALMSAGADAATFEAKKNELLGHLERMGLLGADADIDSVLSLKIPQELERRLQTLVYRKGLARSPKQARQMITHGHIAVSGRRVTIPGYRVPRDLEGQISYYGRSPFSNGDHAERNRISKVGRA; from the coding sequence ATGGGATATCCAGGAAAAAACCATAAATCGTACCAGACTCCGAAGCGACCCTTCGAGAAAACGAGGATCGAAGAAGAGACCCGCCTGGTGATCGAGTACGGGCTCCGGAACAAGCGGGAGGTATGGAAGGCCGCAAGCACCCTCCGTCGTTACCGTAAGGGGGCCCGGGACCTCCTCGCGCTCATGTCCGCCGGGGCGGACGCCGCGACCTTCGAAGCCAAGAAGAACGAACTGCTGGGACACCTGGAGCGGATGGGGCTGCTCGGGGCGGACGCCGATATCGACAGCGTCCTGTCTCTCAAGATCCCCCAGGAACTCGAGCGCCGGCTGCAGACCCTCGTATACCGTAAGGGTCTCGCCCGGTCGCCGAAGCAGGCCCGGCAGATGATCACCCACGGCCACATCGCCGTCTCGGGCAGGAGGGTCACCATTCCCGGGTACCGTGTACCGCGGGACCTCGAAGGCCAGATCTCTTATTACGGGAGGTCTCCCTTCTCGAACGGCGACCATGCCGAGCGGAACAGGATTAGCAAGGTCGGGAGGGCATAA
- a CDS encoding 30S ribosomal protein S13 — translation MAQQEEEIRYFVRVGTTDLDGTKPVGIALTGIKGVGRHTSQVIAQMASVDEHELMGKIPEEDVDRIRNAVETYVQNVPTWMVNRPKDVYTGEARHLFGTDVATARDEDVNLMRKIRCYKGIRHETGQKVRGQRTKSTGRTGTTVGVRRKKD, via the coding sequence ATGGCACAACAGGAAGAAGAGATAAGATACTTTGTCCGGGTCGGGACCACCGACCTTGACGGCACGAAACCGGTGGGGATAGCCCTGACTGGCATCAAGGGCGTGGGCCGGCACACCTCGCAGGTCATCGCCCAGATGGCCAGTGTCGACGAGCACGAACTCATGGGCAAGATCCCCGAAGAGGACGTGGACCGTATCAGGAATGCCGTAGAGACCTACGTACAGAACGTACCGACCTGGATGGTCAACCGGCCGAAGGATGTGTATACCGGGGAGGCCCGGCATCTCTTCGGGACCGATGTCGCGACCGCACGGGACGAAGACGTCAACCTGATGAGAAAGATCCGTTGTTACAAGGGGATCCGCCACGAGACCGGACAGAAGGTCCGCGGCCAGAGAACGAAGTCCACAGGCCGTACCGGAACCACGGTGGGTGTCCGCCGCAAGAAGGACTAA
- a CDS encoding deoxyhypusine synthase, with translation MALEPNVPVVPTGNVADLLRGMSRTGFQGRKLGESVEIWKRMIEDPECTIFLGLSGAMIPAGMQQCLAELVRHRYVDAIVSTGANIFHDICEHAGVRHYLGHHHVDDEELYRQGIDRIYDVFAFENEFREIDRGIADFGETIAPFRGSSREFMRLYGEFLVREYPGRDSLVAACTEKNVPIFIPALCDSSIGIGLLIARRRGVDVDVDQIADADEITCMIEDAKKTGVVYIGGGVPKNFIQQTQVIGSIHEKDLGGHDYAVQYTTDAPHWGGLSGCTFEEAISWGKESTGTSQVQVHVDATIALPLVVSALIASDAERVKQSGAKKKNVFRQGL, from the coding sequence ATGGCGCTTGAACCGAACGTCCCCGTCGTTCCCACCGGCAACGTGGCCGATCTCCTCAGGGGAATGAGCAGGACCGGATTCCAGGGAAGAAAGCTTGGAGAATCGGTGGAGATCTGGAAGCGGATGATCGAAGACCCGGAATGTACGATCTTCCTCGGGCTCTCCGGCGCGATGATCCCTGCAGGGATGCAGCAGTGCCTCGCGGAGCTCGTCAGGCACCGGTACGTGGATGCGATCGTTTCGACGGGCGCCAACATTTTCCATGATATCTGCGAGCACGCCGGGGTCCGCCATTACCTCGGCCACCACCACGTGGACGACGAGGAGCTCTACCGCCAGGGAATCGATCGGATTTACGACGTCTTCGCGTTCGAGAACGAGTTCCGGGAGATCGATCGCGGGATCGCGGATTTCGGGGAGACTATCGCGCCGTTCCGCGGCTCTTCACGCGAGTTCATGCGACTGTACGGGGAGTTCCTCGTGCGGGAGTATCCCGGCCGCGACTCGCTGGTCGCCGCGTGCACGGAGAAAAATGTCCCCATCTTTATCCCTGCCCTCTGCGACTCGTCCATCGGGATCGGGCTCCTGATCGCCCGCCGGCGCGGGGTGGACGTTGACGTGGACCAGATCGCGGATGCTGACGAGATCACCTGCATGATCGAGGACGCAAAGAAGACCGGCGTGGTCTACATCGGGGGCGGGGTCCCCAAGAACTTCATCCAGCAGACCCAGGTGATCGGTTCGATCCACGAGAAGGACCTCGGCGGGCACGATTACGCGGTCCAGTATACTACGGACGCACCGCACTGGGGCGGGCTCTCCGGGTGCACGTTCGAGGAGGCGATCAGCTGGGGCAAGGAGTCTACAGGTACCTCGCAGGTGCAGGTCCATGTCGATGCGACGATTGCACTCCCGCTGGTGGTCTCCGCCCTGATCGCGTCCGACGCGGAACGGGTGAAACAGTCCGGGGCAAAGAAAAAGAACGTCTTCCGCCAGGGACTCTGA
- the eno gene encoding phosphopyruvate hydratase, which translates to MTTICEIELRTILDSRGNPTVEADIYTDSGFGRAAAPSGASTGAHEAKVLDPRAAVEYAKENLISRLIGEDTRNQVGFDALLREIDGTRDFSVIGANVAVALSLANSKAAASSLGMELFHYLGGAFVPELPLPLGNVIGGGAHAEGATEIQEFLIVPTGASGPEEGVFANAAVHKTVKDLLKKKGKSSGKGDEGAWAPHIEDQEAFETVTEAIGIVSDKMGISISMGVDVAASQMWNEGEQKYRYRARTLDTEGQVAYIAELVDRYNLIYVEDPLQEEDFAGFADLTEQVGDRCLVCGDDLYVTDVSRIIQGLEQGSTNCALIKPNQVGTLTETFEAIHLAHTHGMDTVMSHRSGETTDATIAHLATAFGCVFLKTGIVGGERTAKLNELIRIEELIE; encoded by the coding sequence ATGACCACCATCTGCGAGATTGAGCTCCGGACCATACTGGACAGCAGAGGGAACCCCACCGTCGAGGCGGACATCTATACCGACAGCGGCTTCGGAAGGGCCGCTGCACCGAGCGGCGCCAGCACCGGGGCCCACGAGGCGAAAGTCCTGGACCCACGGGCAGCGGTGGAGTACGCGAAGGAGAACCTCATCTCCCGGCTGATCGGGGAGGACACCAGGAACCAGGTGGGTTTCGACGCACTCCTCCGGGAGATCGACGGGACCCGGGACTTCTCCGTCATAGGGGCCAACGTGGCGGTAGCGCTCTCCCTGGCCAATTCGAAGGCGGCCGCATCCTCCCTGGGAATGGAACTGTTCCATTACCTGGGCGGGGCGTTCGTGCCGGAACTGCCGCTCCCCCTGGGGAACGTGATCGGGGGAGGAGCCCATGCCGAAGGGGCCACCGAGATCCAGGAATTCCTGATCGTCCCCACCGGGGCGTCAGGCCCTGAAGAGGGAGTGTTCGCGAATGCTGCGGTACACAAGACCGTAAAGGACCTCTTAAAAAAGAAGGGCAAGTCCTCGGGCAAGGGAGACGAAGGGGCCTGGGCACCGCACATCGAGGACCAGGAGGCCTTCGAGACGGTAACCGAGGCGATCGGCATCGTGTCCGACAAGATGGGGATCTCCATCTCCATGGGCGTCGACGTCGCTGCGAGCCAGATGTGGAACGAAGGAGAACAGAAGTACCGTTACCGGGCGAGGACCCTCGACACCGAGGGGCAGGTCGCGTATATCGCCGAACTCGTCGACCGGTACAACCTGATATACGTGGAAGACCCGCTCCAGGAAGAGGACTTTGCAGGGTTCGCCGACCTCACCGAACAGGTGGGAGACCGGTGCCTGGTGTGCGGGGACGACCTGTACGTGACCGACGTGTCGCGGATAATCCAGGGACTGGAACAGGGCTCCACGAACTGCGCTCTGATAAAACCCAACCAGGTGGGAACCCTCACCGAGACGTTCGAGGCCATTCACCTCGCCCATACCCACGGGATGGACACGGTGATGAGCCACCGCTCGGGAGAGACCACCGATGCCACCATCGCGCACCTTGCGACCGCGTTCGGGTGCGTGTTCCTCAAGACCGGGATAGTCGGAGGAGAAAGGACGGCCAAACTGAATGAACTCATACGTATAGAGGAACTGATAGAATGA
- the rpsB gene encoding 30S ribosomal protein S2 produces MTEATEMEIELKEPLVPVEEYLAAGVHIGTQQKSKDMKRFIYRVRGDGLYILDIRETDERIKTAAKFLAQFEPGKILVVTSRQYGQYPAKKFAETVGGIAATGRFIPGMLTNQNLNGYLEPEVLVVTDPIGDSQAVKEAVQSGIPIVALCDTNNMTSFVDLVIPTNNKGRKALSMIYFLLTREILHLRGISTSLTQEDFETEL; encoded by the coding sequence ATGACAGAAGCAACAGAGATGGAAATTGAACTGAAAGAGCCGCTGGTCCCGGTCGAGGAATACCTCGCCGCCGGAGTGCATATCGGCACCCAGCAGAAGAGCAAGGACATGAAGAGATTTATCTACCGGGTAAGGGGCGACGGCCTCTACATCCTGGACATCAGGGAGACCGACGAGCGGATCAAGACCGCCGCCAAGTTCCTCGCCCAGTTTGAGCCCGGTAAGATCCTCGTGGTGACCTCACGCCAGTACGGCCAGTACCCGGCCAAGAAGTTCGCGGAGACCGTGGGCGGCATCGCCGCAACCGGCCGGTTCATCCCCGGGATGCTCACCAACCAGAACCTGAACGGATACCTGGAGCCCGAGGTCCTCGTCGTGACCGACCCGATCGGCGACTCGCAGGCGGTCAAGGAAGCGGTCCAGTCGGGGATCCCCATCGTGGCCCTCTGCGACACCAATAACATGACCAGTTTCGTCGACCTGGTGATACCCACCAACAACAAGGGACGAAAGGCACTCTCCATGATCTACTTCCTGCTGACCAGGGAGATCCTGCACCTTCGTGGCATATCCACCTCCCTCACCCAGGAAGACTTCGAGACCGAGTTATAA
- a CDS encoding DNA-directed RNA polymerase subunit N: MIPVRCFTCGKVISTAYEEFKRRKEAGEDPKKILDDLGMERYCCRRMLLTHKEIIDDLNPYQ; the protein is encoded by the coding sequence ATGATACCCGTACGGTGTTTCACCTGTGGAAAGGTGATATCTACAGCCTACGAAGAGTTTAAACGCCGCAAAGAGGCCGGAGAGGATCCTAAAAAGATCCTCGACGATCTCGGCATGGAGCGCTATTGCTGCCGGCGTATGCTTCTTACGCACAAGGAGATAATTGATGATCTCAATCCGTATCAGTGA
- a CDS encoding 50S ribosomal protein L13, producing MVTVIDADGLLLGRLASIVAGRALAGEEIAIVNAEKTIISGSRARVLANYDQKRRRGSTEGGPFFPRRPDHIVRRTIRGMLPYKRQAGAAAFKRVLCYVGVPVEFQGKEFETLEEAHMDRLNTPQFVTVGAVSTFLGAKY from the coding sequence ATGGTGACAGTGATCGACGCGGACGGGCTCCTGCTCGGGCGGCTGGCAAGTATCGTGGCCGGGAGAGCCCTTGCAGGGGAAGAGATCGCGATAGTAAACGCGGAAAAGACCATCATCTCGGGGAGCAGGGCCCGGGTACTGGCAAATTACGACCAGAAGAGGAGGCGCGGGTCCACCGAAGGCGGCCCGTTCTTCCCCCGGAGGCCCGACCACATCGTGCGACGCACGATCAGGGGCATGCTGCCCTACAAGCGGCAGGCCGGAGCGGCGGCGTTCAAGCGGGTCTTGTGCTACGTGGGAGTGCCTGTCGAGTTCCAGGGGAAAGAGTTTGAGACCCTTGAAGAAGCACACATGGACCGGCTGAACACCCCGCAGTTCGTGACCGTCGGAGCAGTGAGCACGTTCCTTGGAGCGAAATATTAG
- a CDS encoding 30S ribosomal protein S9: MVKVVNTSGKRKTAIARATLRTGKGIVRVNSVPLDIYGNELARLKISEPLLMVPHALDGIDVAIDVAGGGMMGQAEAVRTALARGILKWHNDPALKDVFLAYDRTLLVNDSRQKESKKPHGRGARKKFQKSYR; the protein is encoded by the coding sequence ATGGTGAAAGTGGTGAATACAAGTGGAAAGCGGAAGACGGCGATCGCCCGTGCGACCCTCCGTACCGGAAAAGGTATCGTCCGGGTCAATTCCGTTCCCCTGGATATTTACGGGAACGAACTTGCCCGGCTGAAGATATCCGAGCCCCTGCTCATGGTGCCCCATGCCCTCGACGGGATCGATGTGGCCATCGATGTCGCCGGAGGCGGGATGATGGGACAGGCCGAGGCGGTCCGCACGGCGCTTGCCCGGGGTATCCTGAAGTGGCATAACGATCCCGCGTTAAAGGACGTCTTCCTTGCCTACGACCGCACGCTGCTGGTGAACGACTCGCGCCAGAAAGAGTCCAAGAAGCCCCACGGGCGCGGCGCACGTAAGAAATTCCAAAAGTCTTATCGTTAA
- a CDS encoding 50S ribosomal protein L18e → MKSPKNNKTNPRLLALIDELKAVSRDNQVNIWQDIAARLETSSRNYAEVNLSKISRYAADGETILVPGKVLGSGVLETSVRVAALNFSQSATDKIRGASGECLSIEQLIRDNPKGSKIRILR, encoded by the coding sequence ATGAAAAGTCCGAAGAATAACAAGACCAACCCCCGCCTGTTGGCCCTTATCGATGAACTCAAGGCCGTTTCAAGGGATAACCAGGTCAATATCTGGCAGGATATCGCGGCAAGGCTCGAGACATCGAGCAGGAATTATGCCGAGGTCAATCTCAGCAAGATCAGCCGGTATGCGGCTGACGGCGAGACGATCCTGGTCCCGGGCAAGGTGCTCGGGAGCGGGGTCCTCGAGACCTCGGTACGAGTAGCGGCGCTGAACTTCTCCCAGTCTGCGACAGACAAGATCCGGGGAGCGAGTGGAGAGTGCCTGAGCATCGAGCAGCTGATCCGGGACAACCCCAAGGGCAGCAAGATAAGGATTCTCCGGTGA
- a CDS encoding DNA-directed RNA polymerase subunit D translates to MEIIISRLEDGITRFKLADSNPAFANALRRAMIGEVPSLAIEDVRIYDNTSALFDEILSHRLGLIPIVTDLTCYVRPEECSCGGEGCASCTAVFTMSVEGPGMVYSRDLIPQDPSARPALEDVPLVKLTKDQKVVLEARAVLSTGRKHSKWQPTTACGFKNYPIVEISDRCDACGQCVEECPRGILEVQGGRVTVIEGRVEECSLCRLCERACMNTGIGEEPAIRVTQDESRFIFVVEGDGSLPVVEIVEQGLKFFKNRSDELSEQISELSGGTRDEKSEE, encoded by the coding sequence ATGGAGATCATCATCAGCAGGCTCGAAGACGGCATCACCAGGTTCAAGCTGGCAGACAGTAACCCTGCCTTTGCAAACGCCCTGCGCAGGGCGATGATCGGCGAGGTCCCCAGCCTTGCCATAGAGGATGTGCGAATCTACGACAACACCAGCGCGCTCTTCGACGAGATCCTGTCCCACCGACTGGGCCTGATCCCGATCGTCACCGACCTTACCTGCTACGTAAGGCCGGAAGAGTGCAGTTGCGGCGGAGAGGGATGCGCGAGTTGCACCGCGGTCTTCACCATGAGCGTGGAAGGCCCCGGTATGGTATACTCCCGGGACCTCATCCCGCAGGACCCCTCTGCGAGGCCGGCGCTGGAAGACGTTCCGCTGGTCAAGCTGACCAAGGACCAGAAGGTGGTCCTCGAGGCGCGGGCGGTCCTCTCCACGGGAAGGAAACATTCCAAGTGGCAGCCCACCACCGCGTGCGGGTTCAAGAACTACCCGATAGTCGAGATCTCGGACCGTTGCGATGCATGCGGCCAGTGCGTCGAGGAATGCCCCCGGGGTATCCTCGAGGTGCAGGGCGGCAGGGTCACCGTGATCGAGGGCCGGGTGGAGGAGTGCTCCCTTTGCAGGCTCTGCGAACGGGCCTGCATGAACACCGGGATCGGGGAGGAACCCGCGATCCGGGTCACTCAGGACGAGTCCCGCTTTATCTTCGTGGTGGAAGGGGACGGGTCGCTCCCGGTCGTTGAGATCGTGGAACAGGGCCTGAAATTTTTCAAAAATCGCTCCGATGAGCTTTCCGAACAGATAAGTGAATTATCCGGAGGGACAAGAGATGAAAAGTCCGAAGAATAA
- the amrB gene encoding AmmeMemoRadiSam system protein B gives MKIRASMLAGTWYPRDPSHLEQLLEKYFRGKEPGVKALGVVSPHAGYPYSGEVAAWAFSAIDPDFSGTIVVVGPSHRGYRTSVSRVPWETPLGILDNDPGFSEALDLVQDEVSHQEPENSLEVQMPFIKFRFPRARVVPIMMGDQDPSHAEELAGIILEAVKRTGREVRIVASSDFSHYVPETQAREQDLYAIEALTTLDVPEFYRRIASRGVSACGYGPIATMCHVCRGLGASMGRLIRYGTSGDVTGDPTVVGYAAIAVI, from the coding sequence ATGAAGATACGTGCAAGCATGCTCGCCGGCACGTGGTACCCGAGGGATCCCAGCCATCTCGAACAGCTGCTGGAGAAGTATTTCCGGGGCAAGGAGCCGGGAGTGAAAGCCCTGGGGGTCGTATCCCCCCACGCGGGCTACCCTTACTCCGGGGAAGTCGCCGCCTGGGCATTCAGCGCCATCGATCCGGATTTTTCCGGTACAATCGTGGTGGTGGGCCCGAGTCACCGGGGATACCGGACCTCCGTGTCCCGGGTCCCCTGGGAGACTCCTCTCGGGATCCTCGATAACGACCCCGGGTTTTCGGAGGCCCTCGACCTCGTGCAGGACGAGGTCTCCCACCAGGAACCCGAAAACTCGCTCGAGGTGCAGATGCCGTTCATCAAGTTCCGGTTCCCCCGGGCACGGGTGGTCCCCATCATGATGGGCGACCAGGACCCGTCCCATGCCGAAGAACTTGCCGGGATAATCCTCGAGGCAGTGAAACGGACAGGAAGGGAGGTCAGGATCGTCGCGTCCAGCGACTTTTCCCACTACGTTCCCGAAACGCAGGCGAGGGAGCAGGACCTCTACGCGATAGAGGCGCTCACCACCCTGGACGTCCCGGAGTTCTACCGCCGGATAGCATCCCGCGGGGTGAGCGCATGCGGGTACGGGCCCATCGCGACCATGTGCCACGTATGCCGGGGGCTTGGGGCTTCTATGGGACGCCTGATCCGGTACGGGACCAGCGGCGACGTCACCGGGGACCCCACGGTCGTGGGGTATGCGGCCATCGCGGTGATATAG